Proteins from a single region of Alphaproteobacteria bacterium:
- a CDS encoding zincin-like metallopeptidase domain-containing protein, which produces MPETANAATRGKHGRKRRERAGGAAKPSLYDEVTSHIIAELEAGRAPWVQPWGAPGAKKAGLGLPKNALTGRTYSGVNILILWHHVVRASFATQTWLTYAQAQEMGGHVMKGERGVTACHADTFIPKAERERAEQDGDEPGRVPFLKRFTLFNVEQCEGLPEDAYAGAAPLPEAEIIPHAERLIAATGADFRIGGTKAFYVPSQDFIRVPPQPAFFEQVNYYRTCFHELGHWTGHETRLARDLSHSFGSRPYAREELVAEMASAFVCASLSIAPTVRHTDYIGSWLEVLREENRAIFRAASQASKAADFILAFRDAEKAVTAEATA; this is translated from the coding sequence ATGCCAGAAACTGCAAACGCAGCGACACGCGGAAAACACGGGAGAAAGAGACGCGAACGGGCGGGCGGCGCAGCCAAGCCCTCCCTCTATGACGAGGTGACGAGCCACATCATCGCCGAGCTTGAGGCGGGCCGCGCGCCTTGGGTGCAGCCTTGGGGCGCGCCGGGCGCGAAGAAGGCGGGGCTCGGCCTGCCCAAGAACGCGCTCACGGGCCGCACCTATTCGGGCGTTAACATTCTGATCCTGTGGCATCACGTCGTGCGTGCGAGCTTCGCGACGCAAACATGGCTGACCTACGCCCAAGCCCAGGAAATGGGCGGCCACGTCATGAAGGGCGAGCGCGGCGTCACCGCGTGCCACGCCGATACCTTCATTCCCAAGGCCGAGCGCGAGCGGGCCGAGCAGGACGGCGACGAGCCGGGGCGCGTGCCGTTCCTGAAACGCTTCACCCTGTTCAACGTGGAGCAATGCGAAGGCCTGCCGGAAGACGCTTACGCAGGTGCGGCCCCGTTGCCAGAAGCCGAGATCATTCCGCACGCCGAACGCCTCATCGCAGCGACGGGAGCGGACTTCCGCATTGGCGGAACGAAGGCTTTCTATGTGCCGAGCCAAGACTTCATCCGCGTACCGCCACAACCCGCCTTCTTCGAGCAGGTGAACTACTACCGCACCTGCTTTCACGAGCTTGGCCACTGGACCGGCCACGAGACGAGACTCGCCCGCGACCTGTCCCATTCCTTCGGATCGAGACCCTATGCCCGCGAGGAACTGGTCGCGGAGATGGCGAGTGCCTTTGTCTGCGCTTCGCTCAGCATCGCACCCACCGTTCGGCACACGGACTATATCGGCTCATGGCTTGAAGTCTTGAGAGAAGAAAATCGCGCGATCTTCCGCGCGGCGAGCCAAGCCTCCAAAGCCGCCGATTTCATCCTCGCCTTTCGCGACGCCGAAAAGGCCGTGACGGCGGAGGCGACAGCATGA
- a CDS encoding 3'-phosphoadenosine 5'-phosphosulfate sulfotransferase produces MTRDSYRIAGPAVISFSGGRTSGYMLKHILDAHGGTLPGDVRVVFANTGKERPETLDFVAECGARWGVHITWVEYDWDEPHRTRIVSHNSASRNGEPFEALIDRKGFVPNPRMRFCTSFLKRDRIDSYARHWLGWASWSSVLGLRADEPKRVYRQRACGARKRTGATVQLPLADARVTEADVLRWWAAQPFDLALRSHEGNCDLCFLKARWKIEAIMRDRPDLADWWIAQEAKPGKSSAKGHCPDMRLFRIDREPYARLFDQVQRQGVLDLPDPAAPEIDWEREDCVCTD; encoded by the coding sequence ATGACCCGCGATTCCTACCGCATCGCCGGCCCCGCCGTGATCTCGTTTTCGGGCGGGCGCACATCCGGCTATATGCTCAAGCACATTCTTGACGCCCATGGTGGCACACTGCCGGGCGATGTGCGCGTCGTCTTCGCCAATACCGGCAAGGAGCGGCCCGAGACGCTCGATTTTGTGGCCGAATGCGGCGCGCGCTGGGGCGTTCACATCACATGGGTCGAATATGATTGGGACGAGCCGCACCGCACGCGGATTGTCTCGCACAACAGCGCGTCCCGGAACGGCGAGCCGTTCGAGGCGCTGATCGACCGCAAGGGTTTCGTGCCGAACCCGCGCATGCGGTTCTGCACGTCCTTCCTGAAACGCGACCGCATCGACTCCTACGCCCGCCACTGGCTCGGCTGGGCAAGCTGGTCGAGCGTGCTGGGCTTGCGCGCGGACGAGCCGAAGCGCGTCTATCGCCAGCGCGCCTGCGGCGCGCGCAAGCGCACCGGCGCGACCGTCCAGCTACCCTTGGCCGACGCGCGCGTCACAGAAGCGGACGTGCTCCGTTGGTGGGCGGCGCAGCCCTTCGACTTGGCGCTCCGGTCCCATGAAGGCAATTGCGACCTCTGTTTCCTCAAAGCCCGCTGGAAGATCGAGGCGATCATGCGCGACCGGCCCGACCTCGCGGACTGGTGGATCGCGCAGGAAGCCAAGCCCGGCAAATCGAGCGCCAAAGGCCATTGCCCGGATATGCGCCTCTTCCGCATCGACCGCGAACCCTATGCGCGCCTGTTCGATCAGGTGCAGCGGCAAGGCGTGCTTGATTTGCCCGATCCCGCCGCGCCCGAGATCGATTGGGAGCGCGAGGATTGCGTCTGCACGGACTGA
- a CDS encoding ParB/RepB/Spo0J family partition protein gives MELQHIPLNQLKVSALNMRHARKAPDVSDILPSIRARGVQQPLLVRKNGKGYEIVAGRRRFFSLKAIAKEGGDIDPVPCAVMAEGDDAAALEASLIENVARLDPDEVSRWETFARLVKEGRTVEDIAATFGVTEIMVRRALALGELLPDIREAYRNEDIDAQTVRQLTLASEAQQAEWLKLFQDPEQHAPRGWQLKQWLFGGEISTGAALFSLDTYKGRIVTDLFGETGYFGDLEQFWRLQNEAVAAKRDALLAKGWPEVAVLDVGERFHKWDHVATPKSEGGRIYIEVRENGEVTIHEGFVTSKEHQRRLRKAASEDEKNTAAADRPELTNPAQNYLELHRHAAVRHAFLGSPGVALRLMVAHTIGGSALWQTRPDPQTTRKEETAESVAKSKAETALAEERKAVLKLLGLSAHGHSVVRSNGDDYRVAELFAALLKLTDDEVMRVLAIVMAETLEAGTAVVEALGTHLKVNMRDYWQADDAFFDLLRNKAAVNAMLRHIGGKAVADANVTATTKVQKKIVRDFITGDGRKKAEGWLPRYMEFPFKAYTKAGGGRLTDNTARIKSFVS, from the coding sequence ATGGAACTTCAACATATCCCTCTTAATCAACTGAAAGTCTCCGCACTCAACATGCGCCATGCGCGCAAAGCGCCGGACGTGTCGGATATCCTGCCCTCGATCCGGGCGCGCGGCGTGCAGCAGCCCTTGCTCGTTCGTAAGAACGGCAAGGGCTATGAGATCGTCGCCGGGCGGCGGCGTTTCTTCTCGCTTAAGGCCATCGCGAAGGAAGGCGGCGATATCGATCCCGTTCCCTGTGCCGTCATGGCCGAAGGCGACGACGCGGCGGCGCTTGAAGCCTCGCTCATCGAGAACGTGGCCCGGCTCGACCCCGACGAAGTCTCCCGCTGGGAGACCTTCGCCCGGCTCGTAAAAGAGGGCCGAACGGTCGAGGACATCGCCGCCACCTTCGGCGTCACCGAAATCATGGTCAGGCGCGCGCTCGCCCTCGGTGAGCTTCTCCCCGACATTCGCGAAGCCTACCGCAACGAGGACATCGACGCCCAGACCGTCCGTCAACTGACCTTGGCGAGTGAGGCGCAGCAGGCCGAATGGCTGAAATTGTTTCAGGACCCAGAGCAACACGCGCCGCGCGGTTGGCAGTTGAAGCAATGGCTGTTCGGCGGCGAGATTTCGACCGGGGCGGCGCTGTTCTCGCTCGACACTTATAAGGGCCGGATCGTGACGGACTTGTTCGGCGAGACAGGGTATTTCGGCGACCTTGAGCAGTTCTGGCGCTTGCAAAACGAGGCCGTCGCCGCCAAGCGCGACGCGCTTCTCGCCAAGGGATGGCCCGAGGTTGCCGTGCTCGACGTAGGCGAGCGGTTCCACAAATGGGACCATGTAGCGACGCCCAAAAGCGAAGGCGGGCGCATCTATATCGAGGTGCGCGAGAACGGCGAAGTCACCATTCACGAGGGCTTCGTCACCTCGAAGGAGCATCAGCGCCGCTTGCGGAAAGCGGCGAGCGAAGACGAGAAAAACACCGCCGCCGCCGACCGGCCCGAGCTTACCAATCCGGCGCAGAACTATCTTGAATTGCACCGACACGCCGCCGTGCGCCATGCGTTTCTAGGGTCTCCGGGCGTCGCTCTTCGGCTCATGGTCGCCCATACCATCGGCGGCTCGGCGCTGTGGCAGACCCGGCCCGATCCGCAGACGACGCGGAAGGAGGAAACCGCCGAGAGCGTCGCGAAATCGAAGGCTGAGACGGCGCTGGCCGAAGAACGCAAGGCCGTTCTCAAACTTCTCGGATTGTCCGCCCACGGTCATTCCGTCGTCCGCTCGAACGGTGACGACTATCGGGTGGCCGAGTTATTCGCCGCGCTCTTGAAACTCACCGACGACGAGGTGATGCGGGTGCTCGCCATCGTCATGGCCGAAACCTTGGAGGCCGGAACTGCCGTCGTCGAGGCGCTGGGAACCCACCTCAAGGTCAATATGCGCGACTATTGGCAGGCAGACGATGCGTTCTTCGACCTTCTCCGCAATAAGGCCGCCGTCAACGCCATGCTTCGCCACATCGGCGGCAAAGCGGTTGCCGATGCCAATGTGACGGCCACGACCAAGGTTCAAAAGAAGATCGTCCGCGACTTCATCACCGGGGACGGCCGGAAGAAGGCCGAAGGCTGGCTGCCGCGCTATATGGAGTTTCCCTTCAAGGCCTACACGAAAGCGGGCGGCGGGCGGCTCACTGACAACACGGCCCGCATCAAATCGTTCGTTTCCTGA
- a CDS encoding DUF736 domain-containing protein: protein MAQALGYVTQNETGGYEGTLATMSLKKRIRILPNARKETDAQPDFRVYTEDRVEIGGGWNRVGKNSGNPYVSLTFSAPEFGPAKIYANLGRAAGQDDPAVMAILWNPRS from the coding sequence ATGGCACAGGCACTTGGATATGTGACGCAGAACGAGACCGGTGGATACGAAGGCACGCTCGCGACGATGAGCCTCAAGAAGCGCATCCGCATCCTGCCCAACGCGCGGAAGGAAACGGACGCCCAGCCGGACTTCCGGGTCTACACCGAGGACCGCGTGGAGATCGGCGGCGGTTGGAACCGGGTCGGCAAGAACAGCGGCAACCCATACGTGTCGCTGACCTTCTCCGCTCCCGAATTCGGCCCGGCGAAAATCTACGCCAATCTCGGGCGCGCCGCCGGGCAGGATGATCCGGCCGTCATGGCGATCCTCTGGAACCCGCGCAGCTAA
- a CDS encoding DUF6499 domain-containing protein, with the protein MADYHNSLISCGLRLGDYDYVRLLTRSRVAWEYLRRNRDYHRDWRLSKSGQPIPVRLRNDTTLLRARRRFVRAEAWGLCTFRRS; encoded by the coding sequence ATGGCGGACTATCACAACTCCTTGATATCCTGTGGTCTGCGCCTAGGTGACTACGACTATGTACGGCTACTGACCCGGTCGCGAGTTGCCTGGGAGTATTTGCGGCGTAATCGCGACTATCACCGCGATTGGCGCCTATCGAAATCAGGCCAGCCAATACCCGTCCGTTTACGGAATGACACCACTTTGCTCCGGGCGCGGCGCCGCTTCGTGCGGGCCGAAGCCTGGGGCCTTTGCACCTTTCGCCGATCCTGA
- a CDS encoding DUF2285 domain-containing protein: MDGEQHLLLRDQRRIVQVRCIGEDIRIDPFALELVVDQFPDVESRQRLIRRLADLYRGRCLGGSRGGWTVEAMRHRDALAALDLRTEGYSYRQIAVFLYGEKAVKDDWTSPDQTMKNRVIRSVKRGQRMMNGGYRTLLA, encoded by the coding sequence GTGGACGGCGAGCAGCATCTCCTTCTCCGAGATCAACGGCGCATCGTCCAAGTGCGATGCATTGGCGAAGACATCCGCATCGACCCCTTCGCGCTCGAACTCGTGGTCGATCAGTTTCCCGATGTCGAAAGCCGACAGCGCCTAATCAGGCGGCTCGCGGACCTTTATCGGGGTCGGTGTCTTGGCGGTTCGCGTGGCGGTTGGACGGTCGAGGCGATGCGTCACCGGGATGCCTTGGCGGCGCTCGATCTTCGAACGGAGGGCTATTCGTATCGTCAGATTGCGGTGTTTCTCTACGGCGAGAAAGCTGTCAAGGACGACTGGACCAGCCCCGATCAGACCATGAAGAACCGCGTCATTCGTAGCGTCAAACGCGGGCAACGGATGATGAACGGCGGCTACCGAACCCTGCTCGCCTGA
- a CDS encoding helix-turn-helix domain-containing protein, with the protein MTEHDAQTVADGPFLTTREAARFLKLKPNTLEKMRVYGGGPQYRKHGRHVRYHIDELTAWSDMRKKDSTSDV; encoded by the coding sequence ATGACCGAGCACGATGCACAAACGGTCGCTGACGGACCGTTCCTGACAACGAGGGAAGCGGCGCGCTTTCTCAAACTCAAGCCCAACACGTTGGAGAAAATGCGCGTCTATGGCGGAGGCCCGCAATACCGCAAACACGGCCGCCACGTTCGCTATCACATTGACGAACTGACCGCTTGGTCGGACATGCGGAAGAAGGATTCGACTTCCGATGTCTGA
- a CDS encoding DUF2840 domain-containing protein: MSEHFTRVEIAFYPEHLNHWLRFGAPDGQQDLDRRRSLALFKPGQVFGYVRWRANEYGTQEWRFTIARAAEPSLLLSRIPGVCPGGEVLLLVTGNTKVKRALLQIDVLEADGFDPADVSPAYYRHVHNRIDARQPIRAYSREQHAAYSASKTVSA, encoded by the coding sequence ATGTCTGAGCATTTTACACGCGTCGAGATCGCCTTCTATCCGGAGCATCTGAACCACTGGCTGCGGTTCGGCGCGCCCGACGGGCAGCAGGACTTGGACCGCAGACGGTCGCTTGCGCTTTTCAAACCGGGGCAGGTGTTCGGATATGTCCGCTGGCGCGCGAACGAGTACGGCACGCAGGAATGGCGCTTCACCATCGCTCGCGCAGCGGAGCCGTCGCTGCTTTTGAGCCGAATTCCGGGCGTTTGCCCCGGAGGCGAAGTGCTCTTGCTCGTGACCGGCAACACGAAGGTCAAGCGTGCGCTGTTGCAGATCGACGTGCTCGAAGCGGACGGCTTCGATCCGGCTGACGTGTCGCCCGCCTATTATCGTCATGTCCACAATCGGATCGACGCCAGGCAGCCGATCCGCGCCTATTCACGAGAACAGCACGCGGCCTATTCGGCATCAAAAACGGTGTCGGCGTGA
- a CDS encoding S26 family signal peptidase has protein sequence MLALAVVSTISLPKKLIYNASASAPIGFYWLDHQPIRRGDYVLVRAPERVRELVEERGYLPANVPFIKRVVGVDGDVICRRRETVSINGNPAARAEKADGLGRPLPDWQGCHILTEQTVFLLQDHPQSFDGRYFGPVDRRLIVGRATKLRFLWRKHEKS, from the coding sequence GTGCTTGCTTTGGCCGTCGTATCGACCATCAGCCTGCCGAAAAAGCTGATCTATAACGCCTCGGCGAGCGCGCCAATCGGCTTCTATTGGCTCGACCATCAGCCAATCAGACGCGGCGATTACGTTCTCGTTCGCGCGCCCGAGCGCGTCCGAGAACTTGTCGAAGAGCGTGGCTATCTGCCCGCCAATGTGCCCTTCATCAAGCGCGTCGTCGGTGTCGATGGAGACGTAATTTGTCGTCGGCGGGAGACGGTTTCGATCAACGGAAATCCGGCTGCTAGGGCTGAAAAGGCGGACGGTTTGGGCAGGCCGCTGCCCGATTGGCAGGGCTGCCACATCCTCACCGAGCAGACGGTCTTCCTGTTGCAAGACCATCCGCAGTCCTTCGATGGGCGCTATTTCGGGCCGGTGGATCGGCGCCTCATAGTCGGTCGGGCGACGAAGCTACGGTTTCTCTGGCGGAAGCACGAGAAAAGCTGA
- a CDS encoding relaxase/mobilization nuclease and DUF3363 domain-containing protein: MADDTDDIFKPKLGRIRSLGGARTKSYLGRVLRQVSKAGKSGFGTGAASRRYSGYRIGRGNDVLRRGRAGHRFGPTYRRVVIKTRIVKLRGGGIDAARAHLRYIQRDGVSREHEPGRLYDAAQDEADGKAFLERSDGDRHQFRFIVSPEDATALADLKPFVRDLMSTMEKDLDTRLDWVAVDHFNTEHPHTHIVLRGKDELGKDLVIARDYIAHGMRARASELLTLELGPQTEQELRQKLEHQVEQDRFTDLDRALVRDAVDGIVDARAEPQRPDARFRHAMKIGRLHVLARRGLAEEMEPGRWRLSPKLEETLRRAGERGDIIKTMHRGLRQAGLDAGATEYSIYDPADLRAPTITGRIIDRGLHDELSDGHYVMIDAADGRVHYVALDPRQEMEDLPLGAVVEVGPAAAGIKPSDRTIAEIARRNDGLYTTDAHHAFDPRASEEFVQAHVRRLEALRRANVVRRFPDGSWEVPEDLEDRVEALAKKQARYPGRITTLSFLSLEAQVNADGATWLDRQLLAKEPATLRGERFGAESAQALHRRQEHLMEQGLAERDGKTIRYQRNLLRALRQRELAAAGEKLAKETGFAFVETRDGDRIDGVYKRPIHLASGKFAIIEKSKEFTLVPWRPVLERQRGKLVGGVMRGSSMSFDFTKKRGIGIG, from the coding sequence ATGGCCGATGATACCGACGACATTTTCAAGCCGAAGCTCGGGCGCATTCGCAGCCTGGGCGGCGCGCGCACGAAGAGCTACTTGGGTCGCGTGCTCCGGCAGGTCTCGAAGGCAGGCAAGTCCGGTTTCGGAACCGGAGCCGCGTCACGGCGCTATTCCGGCTACCGGATCGGGCGCGGCAATGACGTACTTCGGCGTGGTCGCGCCGGACACCGCTTCGGACCGACCTATCGGCGCGTCGTCATCAAGACGCGGATCGTCAAACTCAGAGGCGGCGGCATTGATGCCGCCCGAGCGCACCTTCGCTATATCCAACGCGATGGAGTCTCCAGGGAGCACGAGCCGGGCCGGCTCTATGACGCCGCCCAAGACGAGGCGGACGGCAAGGCGTTCCTCGAGCGCAGCGACGGCGACCGGCATCAGTTCCGTTTTATCGTCTCGCCGGAAGATGCGACCGCGCTTGCCGACCTCAAGCCATTCGTCCGCGATCTGATGAGCACGATGGAGAAAGACCTCGACACGCGGCTTGACTGGGTGGCGGTCGATCACTTCAACACCGAGCATCCGCATACCCATATCGTGCTCCGGGGCAAGGACGAGCTCGGCAAGGACCTTGTTATCGCCCGTGACTACATCGCCCACGGCATGCGGGCGCGGGCGAGCGAACTATTGACGCTGGAACTCGGGCCGCAGACCGAGCAGGAACTCCGGCAGAAACTGGAACACCAGGTTGAGCAGGACCGTTTCACCGATCTTGACCGGGCGCTGGTCCGCGACGCCGTGGACGGCATCGTGGATGCGCGTGCCGAACCGCAGCGTCCCGACGCACGGTTCCGCCATGCTATGAAGATCGGCCGGCTGCACGTGCTCGCGCGGCGAGGCCTCGCCGAGGAGATGGAGCCGGGTCGATGGCGGCTCTCGCCGAAACTGGAGGAGACCCTCCGGCGCGCGGGCGAGCGTGGCGACATTATCAAGACTATGCACCGGGGACTGCGGCAGGCCGGACTCGATGCCGGCGCTACGGAGTATTCGATCTACGATCCCGCCGACCTGCGCGCGCCAACTATCACCGGTCGGATCATCGACCGCGGGCTCCACGACGAGCTGAGCGACGGCCACTACGTCATGATCGACGCCGCCGATGGGCGGGTTCACTACGTCGCACTCGATCCACGGCAGGAGATGGAGGACTTGCCGCTCGGCGCCGTCGTCGAGGTTGGACCGGCGGCAGCCGGAATAAAGCCGTCCGACCGGACCATCGCCGAGATCGCCCGACGGAACGACGGCCTCTACACGACGGACGCCCATCACGCATTTGATCCGCGTGCATCGGAGGAGTTCGTTCAGGCGCACGTCCGCAGGCTCGAAGCGCTGCGCCGCGCCAACGTCGTTCGGCGCTTTCCGGATGGGTCATGGGAAGTCCCCGAGGACCTCGAAGACCGGGTTGAGGCGCTCGCCAAAAAGCAGGCGCGATATCCGGGCCGCATCACGACCCTGTCGTTTCTGTCCCTTGAGGCTCAAGTCAATGCCGACGGCGCGACTTGGCTGGACCGGCAGCTTCTCGCCAAAGAACCGGCGACGCTACGCGGCGAGCGCTTCGGGGCCGAATCTGCCCAAGCCCTGCACCGGCGCCAAGAGCATCTCATGGAGCAAGGGCTGGCGGAGCGTGACGGAAAGACAATCCGCTACCAACGCAATCTCCTTCGCGCGCTGCGGCAACGGGAGTTGGCGGCCGCCGGCGAGAAACTCGCCAAGGAGACGGGATTTGCCTTCGTGGAAACACGGGACGGGGATCGGATCGATGGCGTCTACAAAAGGCCTATCCATCTCGCCAGCGGCAAGTTCGCCATCATTGAGAAATCAAAGGAGTTCACGCTCGTTCCCTGGCGGCCGGTCCTCGAACGCCAACGCGGAAAGCTGGTCGGCGGCGTCATGCGCGGGTCGTCGATGTCGTTCGATTTTACGAAGAAACGCGGGATTGGAATCGGGTGA
- a CDS encoding conjugal transfer protein TraG: protein MTPTRLLIGQIFLVFAIVIGAVWGATQWTAAEFGYQARLGPAWFHVVGYPVYVPWRLFEWWYAYEAYAPGVFNRAGAMAAGGGMLGVVVAIAGSLWRARQARLVTTYGSSRWATKGEVDKSGLFEPQGVFLGRLKDRYLRHAGPEHVMCFAPTRSGKGVGLVIPTLLSWPHSAVIHDIKGENWQLTAGWRSRFSHCLLFNPTDPASAKYNPLLEVRKGRFEVRDVQNIADILVDPEGALERRNHWEKTSHALLVGVILHVLYAEKEKTLARVAAFLSDPSRSFERTLRVMMSTNHLGTDKTPQVHPVVAQAARELLNKSGNERSGVLSTAMSFLGLYRDPTVAETTSACEWRIADLVDAERPVSLYLVIPPSDISRTKPLVRLVLNQIGRRLTERLEGQAGKRRRHQLLMMLDEFPALGRLDFFESALAFMAGYGVRSFLIAQSLNQITKAYGDNNSILDNCHVRIAFASNDERTAKRISDSLGTATELRAMRNYAGHRLAPWLAHVMVSRQETARPLLTPGEVMQLPADEEIVMVSGQPPIRAKKLRYFEDANFTGRVCPPPALAADGPFADRPPSRADDWRDQVRGSHVDLVKPWSELVSNGDEDEGENGGGLKRHPALPEEAPAKLEPERAPDAGLLDDEFDPNDARRMDQLARNATVVRRAHAMDQADDDLIPSF, encoded by the coding sequence ATGACACCGACCAGACTCCTCATAGGCCAAATCTTCCTCGTCTTCGCGATCGTCATTGGCGCGGTGTGGGGCGCGACGCAGTGGACGGCGGCCGAGTTCGGCTATCAGGCGCGGCTCGGTCCGGCTTGGTTCCATGTCGTCGGTTATCCCGTTTACGTCCCGTGGCGGCTGTTTGAGTGGTGGTACGCCTACGAAGCTTACGCGCCGGGGGTCTTCAACCGCGCCGGCGCGATGGCGGCGGGCGGCGGCATGCTCGGCGTCGTCGTCGCGATCGCCGGATCGCTGTGGCGCGCGCGGCAGGCCCGGCTGGTCACGACCTACGGCTCGTCGCGCTGGGCGACCAAGGGCGAGGTCGACAAGTCCGGTCTGTTCGAGCCGCAAGGCGTGTTCCTCGGCAGGCTGAAGGACCGTTATCTACGCCACGCCGGGCCGGAGCATGTCATGTGCTTCGCGCCGACCCGCTCGGGCAAGGGCGTCGGCCTTGTCATCCCGACTTTGCTGAGCTGGCCGCACTCCGCTGTCATCCATGACATCAAGGGCGAGAACTGGCAGCTCACCGCTGGCTGGCGGTCGCGCTTCTCGCACTGCCTTCTGTTCAATCCGACCGATCCCGCGAGCGCCAAATACAACCCGCTCCTCGAAGTGCGCAAAGGCCGGTTCGAAGTCCGCGACGTTCAGAACATCGCCGACATTCTGGTCGACCCGGAGGGCGCGCTCGAACGGCGGAACCACTGGGAGAAGACCAGCCACGCGCTCCTCGTCGGCGTAATTCTGCATGTGCTTTACGCCGAGAAGGAGAAGACGCTCGCCCGCGTCGCGGCGTTCCTTTCCGACCCGTCGCGCTCCTTCGAACGCACGTTGCGGGTGATGATGAGCACCAATCATCTCGGAACGGACAAGACGCCGCAGGTTCACCCCGTCGTCGCGCAGGCCGCGCGCGAGCTTCTGAACAAGTCGGGGAACGAACGCTCGGGCGTGCTCTCGACGGCCATGTCTTTTCTCGGGCTCTATCGCGACCCGACCGTGGCGGAGACCACGAGCGCCTGCGAATGGCGTATCGCCGATTTGGTGGACGCCGAGCGGCCGGTCTCGCTCTATCTGGTCATTCCGCCTTCGGATATTTCGCGGACGAAGCCGCTGGTGCGGCTCGTCCTCAATCAGATCGGCCGCCGGCTAACGGAACGGCTGGAAGGGCAGGCCGGCAAACGGCGGCGTCACCAGCTCCTGATGATGCTCGACGAGTTCCCGGCGCTCGGCCGGCTCGACTTCTTCGAATCGGCGCTCGCCTTCATGGCCGGCTACGGCGTCAGGAGCTTCCTGATTGCGCAAAGCCTCAATCAGATCACAAAGGCTTACGGGGATAATAACTCGATCCTCGACAACTGCCATGTCCGCATCGCATTCGCCTCGAACGACGAACGCACGGCGAAGCGCATCTCGGATTCTCTCGGCACAGCCACCGAGCTGCGCGCCATGCGCAACTATGCGGGTCACCGCCTCGCGCCCTGGCTAGCCCATGTCATGGTCTCGCGACAGGAAACGGCGCGGCCGCTTCTGACGCCCGGCGAGGTGATGCAGCTTCCCGCAGACGAGGAGATCGTCATGGTCTCCGGCCAGCCGCCGATCCGCGCGAAGAAGCTGCGCTATTTCGAGGACGCCAACTTCACAGGCCGGGTGTGCCCCCCGCCCGCGCTCGCGGCGGACGGTCCTTTTGCGGACCGTCCGCCATCCCGCGCCGACGACTGGAGGGACCAAGTGCGCGGCTCCCACGTCGATCTCGTCAAGCCGTGGTCGGAGCTCGTCTCGAACGGCGATGAAGACGAGGGTGAAAATGGGGGCGGCCTCAAGCGCCATCCTGCGCTTCCTGAGGAGGCGCCGGCCAAGCTGGAACCCGAACGCGCGCCTGATGCCGGACTTCTCGACGACGAGTTCGACCCCAACGACGCCAGGCGGATGGATCAGCTCGCGCGCAATGCGACCGTGGTCCGGCGCGCCCACGCCATGGACCAGGCCGACGATGACCTGATTCCGAGCTTCTGA
- a CDS encoding CopG family transcriptional regulator, protein MKPRLNVHVSDELFDKVEIAAKRPDVTKAAVVEAALMGFFSKEFDDQRDGALIRRLDRMTRQYDRLERNLSVTAETLALFIRFFLTVTPPLPNADQDAARALGKERFDYFIGQLAQRLAGGKNMIRDVLEEVSAKESDFFTQEEVDALQAVRQAYSPDNNRPNGGAAHDDLIAEADNG, encoded by the coding sequence ATGAAACCCCGCCTCAACGTTCATGTCTCTGACGAGCTTTTCGACAAGGTGGAGATTGCCGCGAAGCGGCCGGACGTCACCAAGGCGGCCGTGGTCGAGGCGGCGCTCATGGGTTTCTTCTCGAAAGAGTTCGACGATCAGCGTGACGGTGCGCTCATCCGCCGGCTCGACCGGATGACCCGGCAATATGACCGGCTGGAGCGCAATCTCTCGGTCACGGCCGAAACGCTGGCGCTCTTTATCCGCTTCTTTCTCACCGTCACGCCGCCATTGCCGAACGCCGATCAGGACGCCGCCCGCGCCCTCGGCAAGGAGCGGTTCGATTATTTCATCGGCCAGCTCGCTCAGCGGCTTGCCGGCGGCAAGAACATGATCCGCGACGTGCTCGAAGAGGTGAGCGCCAAGGAGAGCGACTTCTTCACACAAGAGGAGGTCGACGCCTTGCAGGCCGTGCGGCAGGCCTATTCTCCGGACAACAACAGGCCGAACGGCGGAGCGGCTCACGACGACCTGATTGCGGAGGCGGATAATGGCTGA